The following proteins are encoded in a genomic region of Deltaproteobacteria bacterium:
- a CDS encoding MerR family transcriptional regulator, which yields MHSGLFIGELAKQCGVDPWTVRYYEKERLVPVAPRSSSRYRLYPQETIDIIRFIKTAQGLGLTLDEIKKVIEAKRLKGKPCEHVVELLETKISTLHQKMKEMGRLKKTIGGLLRNWKRVRKSKTTCICEIIESAGRRKRGGKN from the coding sequence ATGCATTCGGGGTTGTTTATTGGCGAGTTGGCAAAACAGTGTGGTGTCGATCCGTGGACGGTCCGGTACTATGAAAAGGAGCGTCTCGTCCCTGTGGCTCCGAGGTCTTCCTCTCGCTACCGTCTCTATCCGCAGGAAACAATTGATATTATCCGATTCATCAAGACGGCACAGGGGCTTGGATTGACCCTTGATGAAATCAAGAAGGTGATCGAGGCAAAGAGGCTTAAAGGAAAGCCCTGCGAACATGTGGTGGAACTCCTTGAGACGAAAATCTCGACCCTGCATCAAAAGATGAAGGAGATGGGTCGGTTGAAGAAAACAATCGGGGGTCTTCTTAGAAATTGGAAAAGGGTTCGCAAGAGTAAAACGACCTGCATTTGTGAGATTATCGAGTCGGCAGGTCGTCGAAAGAGAGGGGGAAAGAACTGA
- a CDS encoding metal ABC transporter permease, whose amino-acid sequence MTAVEFLLPSFIACLILTGIHAYLGIHVISRGVIFIDIALAQIAALGMTVALLFGFAPESQIAYGIGLVFTFAASLFFAFFREKRIPQEAVIGVAFAVSSALALLVADRLPHGSEHLKFILTGNILWVGWHQIAKTAVIYAALGFLHYRFRRSFLLVSTDPEEAQRKGLRLWFWDLLFYLSFGLVITSSVQIGGILLVFSFLIVPALIGFLFYPDLRRRLLLGWLVGGLTSLAGITTSYLADWPTGAVIVAFFGLSLFLGITVRRLQRGPVA is encoded by the coding sequence ATGACCGCGGTTGAATTTCTGCTCCCCTCTTTTATCGCCTGCCTCATCCTGACCGGCATCCATGCCTACCTCGGCATCCATGTAATCAGCCGGGGGGTTATTTTTATTGATATCGCCCTGGCGCAGATTGCCGCTTTGGGAATGACGGTCGCCCTCCTGTTCGGTTTTGCCCCGGAGAGTCAGATAGCCTACGGGATCGGTCTTGTCTTTACCTTTGCCGCCTCCCTCTTTTTTGCCTTTTTTCGGGAAAAACGGATCCCGCAGGAGGCGGTGATCGGTGTTGCCTTTGCGGTCAGTTCGGCACTGGCACTTTTGGTCGCCGATCGACTTCCCCACGGTTCAGAGCATTTAAAATTCATCCTGACCGGGAATATCCTCTGGGTTGGTTGGCACCAGATTGCGAAGACGGCGGTGATCTACGCGGCGCTCGGATTTTTGCATTACCGGTTCCGCCGGTCCTTCTTGCTGGTTTCCACCGATCCGGAGGAGGCCCAAAGAAAGGGACTCCGGCTCTGGTTCTGGGACCTCCTCTTTTATCTCTCCTTTGGTTTGGTCATTACCAGTTCGGTCCAGATCGGCGGGATTCTGCTCGTCTTCTCCTTTTTGATCGTACCGGCCCTGATCGGCTTTCTCTTTTATCCGGACCTGCGTCGGAGACTTTTGCTCGGCTGGTTGGTGGGTGGACTGACAAGCCTTGCCGGGATCACCACTTCCTATCTGGCTGACTGGCCCACGGGCGCCGTGATTGTCGCCTTTTTTGGCCTTTCGCTCTTTTTGGGGATCACGGTCCGTCGTCTCCAACGCGGTCCAGTCGCATAA
- a CDS encoding inorganic phosphate transporter, with translation MLESHSLLIIILVIVVALGFDFINGFHDAANSVATIVSTRVLSPRSAVAWAAFFNFAALFVFKVHVATTIGKGIVDPTVMSISVIFAGLIGAIVWDLLTWWWGLPTSSSHALVGGFVGAAITKAGIGSLIASGLIKICIFILVSPLMGLLLGFIVMTLVNWLFYRSAPSRVDKYFRRLQLLSASLYSLGHGGNDAQKTMGIIAILLFSTGHLGSEFYVPLWVIFLCHLAIAMGTMFGGWRIVKTMGMKITKLQPVGGFAAETAAATTLFMATFAGIPVSTTHTITGAIMGVGSTRRLSAVRWGVVNSILLAWLLTIPAAGMVASLTYLLLKLF, from the coding sequence ATGCTTGAGTCCCATTCACTCCTGATTATCATCCTTGTCATTGTTGTTGCCTTGGGCTTTGACTTCATCAACGGTTTTCACGACGCCGCCAATTCCGTGGCGACGATTGTCTCCACGCGAGTCCTTTCCCCGAGATCGGCCGTTGCCTGGGCCGCCTTTTTTAATTTTGCCGCCCTTTTCGTCTTCAAGGTCCATGTCGCCACCACGATCGGCAAGGGGATCGTCGATCCCACCGTCATGAGCATCTCGGTGATCTTTGCGGGATTGATCGGGGCGATCGTCTGGGACCTTTTGACCTGGTGGTGGGGACTGCCTACTTCCAGCTCCCACGCCCTCGTCGGCGGTTTTGTCGGCGCCGCCATCACCAAGGCCGGGATTGGTTCGCTGATCGCCAGCGGCCTGATCAAGATCTGCATCTTCATCCTTGTCTCACCGTTGATGGGACTTCTGCTCGGATTCATCGTGATGACACTGGTAAACTGGCTTTTCTACCGCTCCGCCCCCTCCCGTGTGGATAAATACTTCCGGCGCCTGCAACTCCTCTCCGCCAGCCTTTACAGCCTCGGGCATGGCGGCAACGATGCCCAGAAGACGATGGGGATTATTGCCATCCTCCTTTTTTCCACCGGGCATCTGGGGAGCGAATTTTACGTCCCACTCTGGGTGATTTTTCTGTGCCACCTTGCTATTGCGATGGGGACCATGTTCGGGGGGTGGCGGATTGTGAAAACCATGGGGATGAAGATTACCAAACTACAGCCGGTCGGCGGTTTTGCGGCGGAAACAGCGGCCGCCACAACACTCTTTATGGCGACCTTCGCCGGGATCCCGGTCAGCACCACTCACACCATCACCGGCGCTATTATGGGGGTCGGTTCGACCCGGAGGCTCTCCGCCGTCCGGTGGGGGGTGGTTAATTCGATCCTCCTCGCCTGGCTCCTCACGATCCCGGCGGCAGGAATGGTCGCCTCTCTGACTTACCTTCTTCTGAAACTTTTTTGA
- a CDS encoding DUF47 domain-containing protein translates to MSLFPKSTAFFDLFEKAANNSIHGARLLADFVSDYTRLPEKLKKLEDAEHAGDQITHDTIEMLNKTFITPIDREDIHALISELDDILDLIYGAANRMVLYKVSTPGEDMKKVVRILVRAVEEVAKAVLRLRNMKKPEMILAQCIEINRLENEADEAMRIAISNLFEKEKDPIRVIKEKEVLETLESAADCCEDVANVLEGIVLKNA, encoded by the coding sequence ATGTCACTCTTCCCCAAATCAACCGCCTTTTTTGACCTCTTCGAAAAGGCGGCTAACAACAGCATCCACGGGGCGCGTCTCCTGGCCGATTTTGTTTCCGATTACACCCGCCTGCCTGAAAAATTAAAGAAATTAGAAGATGCGGAGCATGCGGGGGATCAGATTACCCACGACACGATTGAAATGCTCAACAAGACCTTCATCACCCCGATTGACCGGGAAGATATCCATGCGTTGATCAGTGAGCTGGATGATATCCTCGACCTGATCTACGGCGCCGCCAACCGGATGGTCCTTTATAAGGTCTCGACACCGGGGGAGGATATGAAAAAGGTGGTCCGGATCTTGGTCAGAGCGGTTGAAGAGGTCGCCAAGGCGGTCTTGCGCCTCCGAAACATGAAGAAACCGGAGATGATCCTGGCCCAATGCATCGAGATCAACCGGTTGGAAAACGAAGCGGATGAGGCGATGCGGATTGCGATCTCCAACCTCTTTGAGAAGGAAAAAGACCCGATCAGGGTGATCAAGGAAAAGGAGGTCCTGGAAACGTTGGAAAGCGCCGCCGACTGTTGTGAGGATGTCGCGAACGTCCTTGAAGGAATCGTCCTCAAGAATGCTTGA
- a CDS encoding zinc ABC transporter substrate-binding protein, with amino-acid sequence MKKLLILFLVTISPLSAIAKLNIVTTTPDLAALAKEVGGDRVAVISLARGDQDPHYLEPKPSYAVKLNRADLLIAVGLDLEIGWLPVLLTQSRNPKIQPGSPGYLEPTSGVRILEIPHGPIDRSQGDVHPLGNPHYWLDPRNGLVIASQIASRLKEIDPEGDYAARFFDFEKRLKARIAVWEKETAPLRGKRIVTHHKSFSYFVDWVGLQVAGLVEPKPGIPPPPSHLLKLINQVRQENISLLVTENYYDPKPSREIGQKTGAKVLILPTSVGGEAGVGTYEALFDRLIRKLKEGLP; translated from the coding sequence ATGAAAAAATTACTTATTTTATTCTTAGTGACTATTTCCCCTTTATCAGCAATCGCCAAACTGAATATCGTAACGACAACGCCGGACTTGGCGGCACTCGCAAAAGAAGTCGGGGGAGATCGGGTTGCCGTGATCAGTCTCGCCCGAGGGGATCAAGACCCACACTATCTGGAACCAAAACCAAGTTATGCTGTTAAACTGAATAGGGCCGACCTTCTGATTGCGGTCGGTCTCGATCTGGAAATCGGTTGGCTGCCGGTCCTTTTAACCCAGTCGCGTAATCCCAAAATCCAACCGGGCAGTCCGGGTTATCTGGAACCGACCTCCGGCGTCCGTATTTTGGAAATACCGCATGGCCCGATTGATCGCTCGCAAGGGGATGTCCACCCGTTGGGGAATCCCCATTACTGGCTCGATCCCCGGAACGGCCTGGTTATCGCCTCCCAGATCGCCTCCCGCCTGAAGGAGATCGATCCGGAGGGGGATTATGCCGCGCGTTTTTTCGATTTTGAAAAAAGGTTGAAGGCCCGAATAGCGGTATGGGAAAAGGAAACCGCCCCTCTTCGGGGGAAGAGAATTGTGACCCACCATAAGAGTTTTTCCTATTTTGTCGATTGGGTCGGTCTTCAGGTTGCCGGTCTTGTGGAGCCGAAGCCGGGGATCCCGCCTCCCCCTTCCCATCTTTTGAAACTGATCAATCAGGTCCGGCAGGAAAATATTTCCCTTTTGGTCACGGAAAATTATTATGATCCGAAACCGTCCCGTGAAATCGGCCAAAAGACCGGTGCGAAGGTCCTCATCCTTCCTACCTCGGTGGGGGGAGAGGCGGGGGTTGGGACCTATGAGGCGCTTTTTGACCGTCTGATCCGGAAACTCAAGGAGGGGCTCCCATGA
- a CDS encoding ATP-binding protein: MWIERYYGSVCERLAREFPAVLLTGPRQVGKTALLRHDYPHSTYVSFDHPAVARQAESNPNEFFASLKEPVILDEVQYVPEIFRHLKVLIDRNRKNGRFFLTGSQSFSLMEGVSESLAGRCGIAEMHSLSLDEISRHDSSVSDAQYIIQGGFPELYKGGIENVKDWFGSYLATYLERDVRNVRNVGDLRDFERLLRALASRTAQLLSYSDLARDVGIAPNTAKQWISILRASGQIYLLEPYFESHGKRLIKSPKLYLMDTGLACYLTGISSWEDLIRSPLTGAIWETFIVGEVVRYFLARGEKYPLWFWRTAYGDEVDLLIERGGRFIAIEAKFAESPSGSDWKGIKALKDFYGEKRIERSYLACRTKHPYLNSDTNTKVIPASSIGKRKLEKSRE; encoded by the coding sequence ATGTGGATTGAGCGCTATTATGGATCCGTCTGCGAGAGGCTTGCCCGAGAATTCCCTGCCGTTTTATTGACAGGGCCGCGGCAGGTGGGCAAGACGGCCCTATTGCGACATGACTACCCTCATTCTACCTATGTCAGTTTTGATCATCCCGCTGTGGCCCGGCAAGCCGAGTCAAATCCCAACGAGTTTTTTGCCTCTCTCAAGGAACCGGTCATCCTCGATGAAGTCCAGTACGTGCCGGAGATTTTTCGTCATCTGAAAGTGCTCATTGACCGAAACCGAAAGAACGGCCGATTCTTCCTGACCGGATCGCAAAGTTTTTCACTGATGGAAGGGGTCTCTGAAAGCTTAGCCGGCCGTTGCGGCATTGCCGAGATGCACTCCCTCTCCCTTGATGAAATCAGTCGCCATGACTCAAGTGTGTCTGATGCTCAATATATTATCCAAGGAGGCTTCCCAGAGCTCTACAAAGGTGGCATTGAGAACGTGAAGGATTGGTTTGGATCGTATCTGGCGACCTATTTAGAACGGGATGTCCGAAACGTCAGGAACGTTGGAGATCTGAGGGATTTTGAAAGATTGTTGCGAGCCCTCGCTTCGAGAACGGCCCAGCTTCTTTCTTATTCAGATTTGGCACGTGACGTTGGCATCGCACCCAATACTGCAAAACAGTGGATCTCCATCCTCAGAGCCTCAGGACAAATTTATCTTCTGGAACCTTACTTCGAAAGCCATGGGAAAAGGCTGATTAAATCACCCAAACTCTATCTGATGGACACGGGTCTCGCCTGTTATCTGACAGGGATTTCCTCTTGGGAAGATTTGATCCGTTCCCCATTAACCGGGGCGATCTGGGAGACGTTTATTGTTGGGGAGGTCGTTCGCTATTTTCTCGCTCGGGGCGAGAAATACCCGCTGTGGTTTTGGAGGACTGCCTATGGGGATGAGGTGGATTTGTTGATTGAACGGGGGGGGAGGTTCATTGCGATTGAAGCAAAATTTGCCGAATCACCGTCCGGAAGTGATTGGAAGGGAATCAAGGCCCTGAAAGATTTCTATGGTGAAAAACGTATTGAGAGGAGCTACCTGGCTTGTCGGACAAAACATCCCTACTTGAATTCCGATACGAACACAAAGGTGATTCCTGCCAGCTCGATCGGAAAAAGGAAGCTGGAAAAATCGAGGGAGTAA
- a CDS encoding alkaline phosphatase family protein encodes MKRWFINFFLLFFLPSLVFASPKGDSPKRVMVVVLDQMRPDYIETYNLTNLKKLRDNSLSFKNANVGHFPTNTVMSHPVIGTGLFPKHYGWSDELYEDREGWFGPKGERSITADFGLKQFRKIYQKNLPRPTALSLLKEKLGGEVIAIGQKDYAAITMGGLDADRVIVPSGKIKKGKWKGWRRPDGLNVPSYIAKPVGGRFWLDCRDDYGTKGSLYPLDGNRYVPGEDPEHWGGDFWTTDVALAVIEKNPEWRVLLVTLGGVDKIGHLFGEMDNPAQQKATADFPYNFRRVLKIADEQVGRLVADLKKRGLWEKTIFIVTADHGGLSSAKHFYGERQRPGHDGHDNFYYGPFQRSRDYKPSVLARKWLDGRVENALLSTANRIWLNEEAKRDVPAQCRHFSQMPAAIAVYRKNGEGDSYFYERCSPYRGPHLPPFLDPVTLLNTSASGQAPDLVVQLADDSGYALLGDHGGFQEKSMRIPFFLHTPGIQPAMSHCPIRLVDLLPIVMTQVGVKPPSWMDGNTDCLKP; translated from the coding sequence ATGAAACGTTGGTTTATCAATTTTTTCCTCCTCTTTTTCCTTCCTTCTTTGGTTTTTGCCTCACCCAAGGGTGATTCACCCAAGAGGGTCATGGTTGTCGTCCTCGACCAGATGCGGCCGGATTATATTGAGACCTACAACCTGACGAACCTTAAAAAATTGCGAGACAATTCTCTCTCTTTCAAAAATGCCAACGTTGGCCATTTTCCCACGAATACCGTTATGAGCCATCCGGTGATCGGGACCGGGCTCTTTCCCAAGCATTACGGCTGGAGCGATGAACTGTATGAGGACCGGGAGGGGTGGTTCGGTCCGAAGGGGGAGCGCTCGATTACCGCCGATTTTGGTCTGAAGCAGTTTCGAAAAATTTATCAAAAAAATCTCCCCCGTCCGACCGCGCTGTCTCTTTTGAAGGAAAAGTTGGGGGGGGAGGTGATTGCGATCGGTCAGAAAGATTACGCCGCGATCACGATGGGGGGATTGGATGCCGACCGGGTCATTGTCCCTTCGGGTAAAATCAAGAAGGGAAAATGGAAGGGGTGGCGTCGGCCGGACGGACTGAACGTTCCATCCTATATTGCCAAACCGGTGGGGGGCCGGTTCTGGCTCGATTGCCGGGATGATTATGGGACGAAGGGGAGTCTCTACCCGTTGGATGGGAACCGCTATGTTCCGGGGGAGGATCCGGAGCATTGGGGAGGGGATTTTTGGACGACCGATGTTGCCCTTGCCGTCATTGAAAAAAATCCGGAGTGGCGTGTCCTGTTGGTGACTCTGGGGGGGGTCGACAAGATCGGTCATCTCTTTGGAGAGATGGATAACCCGGCGCAACAAAAGGCCACGGCCGATTTCCCCTACAATTTTCGTCGTGTTTTGAAAATTGCGGATGAACAGGTGGGGCGTCTGGTGGCTGATCTGAAAAAAAGGGGGCTCTGGGAGAAGACCATTTTCATTGTGACGGCTGACCATGGCGGTCTTTCCTCCGCCAAACATTTTTATGGCGAACGACAAAGGCCAGGACACGATGGCCACGACAATTTTTACTACGGTCCTTTTCAACGGAGTCGTGACTACAAGCCGTCTGTTTTAGCCCGGAAGTGGCTTGATGGCCGCGTCGAGAACGCCCTTCTTTCAACCGCCAACCGGATCTGGTTGAATGAAGAGGCCAAGAGGGATGTCCCGGCACAATGTCGTCATTTCAGTCAAATGCCGGCGGCTATCGCTGTTTATAGAAAAAACGGGGAAGGGGACTCTTACTTTTATGAACGTTGTTCTCCTTACCGTGGTCCCCATCTCCCTCCTTTTTTGGATCCAGTCACCCTTCTGAATACCTCCGCCTCCGGGCAGGCGCCGGATCTTGTCGTTCAACTGGCGGACGATTCCGGTTATGCCCTCTTGGGGGATCATGGCGGTTTTCAGGAAAAGTCGATGCGGATCCCGTTTTTCCTCCATACACCGGGGATTCAACCGGCCATGAGTCATTGCCCGATCCGGTTGGTCGATCTCCTCCCCATCGTCATGACCCAAGTCGGGGTGAAGCCCCCTTCCTGGATGGATGGGAATACCGACTGCTTAAAACCATGA